One stretch of Enoplosus armatus isolate fEnoArm2 chromosome 1, fEnoArm2.hap1, whole genome shotgun sequence DNA includes these proteins:
- the hipk3b gene encoding homeodomain-interacting protein kinase 3 — protein MVWIYKSITCSEKRWIILIVTLCEGMASQVLVYPPHIYQTQTSAFSSVKKLKVEPSSCVYHERAHPRTYLNSRTLGIVHPTKQAHSFVSRDLAVGVKVRGRQEYPVQTVVVRGVQRQQPGKRGGGGGGGGGGPDPDPAAAQQGKDAGVVHSQGKEQQQTDTASGGSSGATGAGGGGRGEGCSGGGEGGGEEEGDREENCGGLNSADSSQRCGLKRKSEELDNRGSTMQIVEELSMLPAMLQTTNVGNATMTVPAAVGAGGGPSKQGTGGGDGDYQVVQHEVLCSMKNTYEVLDFLGRGTFGQVVKCWKRGTSEVVAVKILKNHPSYARQGQIEVGILARLSGENADEHNLVRAFECFQHRSHTCLVFEMLEQNLYDFLKQNKFSPLPLKVIRPVLQQVATALKKLKSMGLIHADLKPENIMLVDPVRQPYRVKVIDFGSASHVSKAVCSTYLQSRYYRAPEIILGLPFCEAIDMWSLGCVIAELFLGWPLYPGALEYDQIRYISQTQGLPGEHLLNAGTKTARFFCRESDSPYAAWRIKSTDEHETETGMKSKEARKYIFSCLDDIAHVNLVMNLEGSDLVAEKADRREFVGLLKKMLLIDAEERIAPAEALSHPFVTMQHLLDFPHSNHVKSCFHIMDVCWTRPSAYEAANRNKGPFVRPVTTTAAASVNHPFSKMAGVHTQGLAPSATSVMHPGIPLQTGSGQFGCNDSFQQALILCPPTIQGIPTNTAKPAGYSVRMEASVPLVTQAPPIQPIQIRPGVITQAWSNRAQQILVPTWQQVTSVPPPPTTLASDTVAGSQRLGDWGKVRPHGNHYSSMIAHPQPFLTNQMTMSTHQPINIGIAHVVWPQPAANKRAKPCVNRGSNFSQNTNIQNLACQSPKMADTAKNVEEAEEEARCPEAGHTAGVEQGTEQVEEDDENCCKVEPDCEELSVSQEQRQAMVISDLASPTVSVISISSDEEESAQRHSMGECKGSADCEACQSTVSMERVCSLSSPDSTLSTSSSASAQSSTSPCKHPNSMSDDEQESGCDTVDSSPASDASGHSNSPFTERRFIADRNQHCEPRVACVAPETEPSKPTVRTVVVPPMRMQNNNNNPAVHETPGNTESSCQSKGRGIHGRQHHHSTPLLNRPQKITPAFQPQQPIGFGQVQHFGSCHQEWNGNFAHRRPQAYIPPTMHGHTFTLSHSSPNHTTGPHPHLGGHPHSQPTLLSYPPSGPLVTAAPVAHLLASPVASRPVLQPTYSISHPAGIVHQVTVGINPRLLPSPTLHPQGQFKPLFPPHSYIASPAYASFPLSPTKINQYPYI, from the exons gtaTGGCCTCACAAGTCTTGGTCTACCCACCACACATTTATCAAACCCAGACAAGTGCCTTTAGCAGTGTGAAGAAACTCAAAGTTGAGCCCAGCAGCTGTGTGTACCATGAGAGGGCACACCCGCGGACTTATCTGAACAGCAGAACCCTTGGCATTGTGCACCCAACAAAACAAGCCCACTCGTTTGTGAGCCGAGACTTGGCAGTGGGCGTGAAAGTGCGTGGAAGACAAGAGTACCCGGTGCAGACAGTGGTGGTGCGTGGCGTACAGAGACAACAGCCCggtaaaagaggaggaggaggaggaggaggaggaggaggaccagacCCAGACCCAGCTGCGGCCCAGCAGGGAAAGGACGCAGGGGTTGTCCACTCGCAGGGcaaggagcagcagcagacagacacagcaagTGGGGGCAGCAGTGGAGCAAcaggggcaggaggagggggaaggggagagggctgcagtggaggaggtgagggaggtggagaggaagagggtgacAGAGAAGAGAACTGTGGAGGTTTGAACTCAGCTGACAGCTCTCAGCGATGTGGGTTGAAACGTAAAAGTGAGGAGCTGGATAACCGAGGGAGCACCATGCAGATTGTGGAGGAACTATCAATGTTGCCTGCCATGTTGCAAACGACGAATGTAGGGAATGCAACCATGACTGTGCCTGCGGCCGTGGGAGCTGGAGGGGGCCCCTCCAAACAGG GGACGGGGGGAGGGGATGGGGACTATCAGGTAGTACAGCATGAAGTCCTGTGTTCCATGAAGAATACTTATGAAGTGCTGGATTTCTTGGGACGTGGCACATTCGGCCAGGTTGTAAAGTGCTGGAAGAGGGGCACGAGTGAGGTCGTGGCTGTGAAGATCCTGAAGAACCACCCTTCATATGCACGGCAGGGTCAAATCGAAGTCGGCATCCTTGCTCGTCTGAGTGGGGAGAATGCAGATGAGCACAACCTGGTGCGAGCCTTTGAATGCTTCCAGCATCGCAGCCACACCTGCCTGGTGTTTGAGATGCTTGAGCAGAACCTGTACGATTTCCTGAAGCAGAATAAGTTCAGCCCGCTGCCCCTGAAAGTGATCAGACCTGTGCTACAGCAGGTAGCTACAGCTCTGAAAAAGCTGAAGAGCATGGGTCTGATTCATGCAGACCTCAAGCCAGAGAACATAATGCTGGTGGACCCAGTAAGGCAACCCTATAGGGTGAAGGTGATAGACTTTGGCTCAGCCAGTCACGTGTCCAAAGCAGTGTGCTCCACGTACCTCCAGTCTCGGTACTATAG GGCTCCAGAGATTATTTTGGGATTGCCGTTTTGTGAAGCCATAGACATGTGGTCCCTCGGCTGTGTGATAGCTGAACTTTTTCTGGGCTGGCCCCTGTACCCTGGGGCCCTGGAGTACGACCAG ATCCGCTACATTTCTCAGACACAAGGTTTGCCAGGAGAACATTTATTGAATGCGGGGACAAAGACGGCACGGTTCTTTTGCAGAGAGTCCGACTCACCTTATGCAGCTTGGAGAATAAAG TCAACAGACGAGCATGAGACTGAGACGGGAATGAAATCAAAGGAAGCAAGGAAGTACATCTTCAGCTGTTTGGATGACATAGCGCAC GTGAACTTAGTGATGAATCTGGAAGGTAGTGACTTGGTAGCGGAGAAGGCAGACCGTCGGGAGTTTGTGGGCCTGTTGAAGAAGATGTTGTTGATTGATGCAGAAGAGAGGATTGCCCCTGCCGAAGCTCTCAGCCACCCTTTTGTAACAATGCAACACCTGCTCGACTTTCCCCATAGCAACCA TGTGAAGTCATGTTTCCACATCATGGATGTTTGCTGGACTCGTCCCAGTGCATATGAGGCGGCCAACAGAAATAAAGGTCCTTTCGTCAGACCTGTGACCACAACCGCTGCTGCCTCTGTCAACCACCCATTCAGCAAGATGGCCGGTGTCCACACTCAA gggttAGCCCCATCAGCCACCTCAGTGATGCACCCTGGGATAccactgcagacaggaagtggtcaGTTTGGATGCAACGACTCATTTCAGCAGGCACTCATTCTATGTCCCCCAACCATTCAAG GAATCCCCACCAACACAGCTAAACCAGCAGGCTACTCTGTTCGAATGGAGGCTTCTGTACCTCTGGTCACTCAAGCACCCCCCATCCAGCCCATACAAATCAGACCTGGAGTCATCACACAG GCCTGGTCCAACCGTGCACAGCAGATCTTGGTGCCCACTTGGCAGCAGGTGACATCAGTGCCCCCACCACCAACCACTTTGGCGTCTGACACTGTGGCAGGCTCACAGAGATTGGGTGACTGGGG GAAAGTGCGTCCCCATGGTAACCATTACAGCTCCATGATTGCACACCCTCAGCCATTCTTAACCAACCAAATGACCATGTCCACCCACCAGCCAATCAACATAGGCATTGCACATGTGGTGTGGCCACAGCCAGCTGCCAACAAGAGAGCAAAGCCTTGTGTGAACAG GGGCAGCAACTTCTCCCAAAACACGAACATCCAAAACTTAGCATGCCAGTCCCCAAAGATGGCCGATACAGCAAAGAatgtggaggaggcagaggaggaagccAGATGCCCAGAGGCAGGGCATACTGCTGGAGTGGAGCAAGGAacagagcaggtggaggaggacgatgaGAACTGCTGTAAAGTTGAACCAGACTGTGAGGAGCTTTCAGTTTCGCAGGAGCAGCGGCAGGCCATGGTGATCTCTGACCTAGCTAGCCCGACTGTTAGTGTCATCAGTATCAGCAGCGACGAAGAGGAGAGTGCACAAAGACACTCGATGGGGGA GTGTAAGGGTAGTGCAGATTGTGAGGCATGTCAGAGCACGGTCAGTATGGAGAGAGTCTGCTCCCTCAGCAGTCCAGACAGCACGCTCAGCACCAGTTCTTCAGCCTCAGCCCAGTCCAGCACCTCACCCTGCAAACACCCCAACAG TATGTCAGACGATGAACAGGAGAGCGGTTGTGACACGGTGGACAGCTCACCTGCCTCAGATGCCTCTGGTCATAGCAACAGTCCCTTCACAGAGCGACGCTTCATCGCTGACCGCAACCAGCACTGCGAGCCCCGTGTTGCATGCGTTGCCCCGGAGACCGAGCCCAGCAAGCCAACAGTTCGTACTGTCGTGGTTCCTCCAATGAGGatgcagaacaacaacaacaaccctgcGGTCCATGAAACACCTGGCAACACAG AGTCTTCATGCCAGTCCAAAGGACGAGGCATTCATGGTCGACAGCATCACCACTCCACTCCCCTCCTCAACAGGCCGCAGAAGATCACCCCTGCattccagccacagcagcctATCGGCTTTGGACAG GTGCAGCATTTCGGTTCCTGCCATCAGGAATGGAATGGCAACTTTGCCCACCGGAGACCACAGGCCTACATCCCCCCCACCATGCATGGCCACACATTCACCCTGTCCCACAGCAGCCCAAACCACACTACgggcccccacccccaccttgGGGGCCATCCGCACTCCCAGCCCACCTTACTATCCTACCCCCCGTCTGGTCCTCTGGTCACGGCTGCACCCGTGGCCCACCTCCTGGCTTCCCCTGTAGCCTCCCGCCCCGTCCTCCAGCCCACCTACAGCATCTCCCACCCGGCAGGCATCGTGCATCAGGTCACGGTGGGCATCAACCCCCGGCTGCTCCCCTCCCCCACCTTGCACCCCCAGGGCCAATTCAAGCCCCTCTTTCCCCCGCACTCTTACATCGCCTCGCCTGCTTACGCCAGTTTCCCTCTCAGCCCCACCAAAATAAACCAGTACCCTTACATCTGA